Proteins encoded together in one Anopheles darlingi chromosome 3, idAnoDarlMG_H_01, whole genome shotgun sequence window:
- the LOC125957761 gene encoding serrate RNA effector molecule homolog isoform X2, whose product MGDSDDEYDRKRRDKFRGERSAGGGGGGGGGDSYGRVDRPDRSRGRDDWPDRIRPRQDYRDYRPPPRDRGYSPAREAPPVKRLRGEPWGDEGRHRFMGHDGYGMYGYAHDHFGMHPGGGAPYGGGLQSSVHQREPATSGDMQTQPCMMTLKQFLATQDDSISDSDAITKYNEYKLEFRRQQMNEFFVAHKDEEWFKIKYHPEESEKRKKEQLSFLKQRCQVFLELLNSKDIEKVSVDACNSDALLRLLDTAVIKLEGGTEEDLKMLDEKPPVADTTTKSAVLALIDKPKAESKSADTGLSAQAAPGAESDGGVKKEEQNVKAEDTDGEAQETKTKEECADENGKEPETPQATDEHPEKSAEENRTETGVEGIRGAANEDEDDDGKRDSEATRKKRSRSDSASSSSSSSSSSSSDSDDDKETQRKVDDDDDEDAEKEEKQKDIESTPKSPVEDPSESKMDTDSAGHGNGGVTDDASSEGLHVDKKSVPDGDKSPPQAEAKDEKEVEDVKKPLEVTEGEDSDAGKQKKTETIDLVKDGTTDGGPRALHRTSSIFLRNLAPSITKAEVEAMCRRYNGFLRVAIADPLLERRWFRRGWVTFKREVNIKEICWHLNNIRLRDCELGAIVNKDLSRRVRPVNGITCHKTIVRSDIKLGAKIAHNLDDKWGLWKDEQDQSLSGDGDGTNGGNTRRQDVQSFGLQSKNPVLQNITDYLIEEASAEEEELLGLSDDSKKISEGEVIERDPQLIEVLDKLILYLRIVHSVDFYNHCEYPYEDEMPNRCGIIHARGPPSQSKVSSNEIQEYVRSFEGKMASFLTKMVDLEADEMKKLGAKDAEVEVEKFITANTQELAKDKWLCPLSGKKFKGPDFVRKHIFNKHAEKVEEVRKEVEYFNNYLKDSKRPQLPEHPGNSKKSGSETTAPGGGAGVVAGVGYRNPPFGMSHSYAPMYAPYAPAPMMGPNSRGRPQYGRSGRMGGPDYRPVIHYRDLDAPREPDEFL is encoded by the exons ATGGGAGACTCGGATGATGAATACGATCGCAAGCGTCGCGACAAGTTCCGTGGAGAAcggagtgctggtggtggcggaggaggcggtggcggtgatagTTACGGGCGGGTTGACCGGCCGGACCGTTCTCGTGGCAGAGATGATTGGCCAGATCG CATCCGGCCGCGACAAGATTATCGAGATTATAGACCTCCGCCAAGGGATCGTGGCTATTCTCCGGCACGCGAAGCCCCTCCCGTCAAGAGATTACGTGGCGAACCTTGGGGCGATGAAGGTCGTCACCGATTCATGG GGCACGATGGATACGGGATGTACGGCTATGCTCACGATCATTTCGGCATGCATCCGGGAGGCGGCGCACCGTACGGAGGCGGTCTCCAATCATCCGTCCATCAACG cGAACCAGCCACTTCCGGCGACATGCAAACACAGCCGTGCATGATGACTTTGAAGCAATTCCTTGCTACGCAAGATGACTCAATTTCCGACTCTGACGCGATCACTAAGTACAACGAGTATAAGCTGGAATTCCGTCGGCAACAGATGAACGAGTTCTTCGTGGCTCATAAAGATGAAGAATG GTTCAAAATCAAGTATCATCCCGAGGAATctgaaaaacgaaagaaagagcaaCTTTCTTTTCTAAAG CAACGGTGTCAAGTATTTCTGGAGTTGCTCAATTCGAAAGATATTGAGAAAGTTTCCGTGGATGCTTGTAACAGTGATGCGCTGCTGCGATTGTTAGATACGGCCGTCATTAAACTCGAAGGCGGCACGGAGGAGGATTTGAAGATGCTGGATGAAAAGCCGCCCGTTGCCGATACAACGACGAAGAGCGCAGTGCTTGCATTAATCGATAAACCTAAAGCGGAATCGAAATCTGCAGATACTGGCCTGTCCGCGCAAGCCGCCCCGGGAGCGGAAAGCGATGGTGGagtaaagaaagaagaacaaaatgtCAAGGCAGAGGACACGGATGGCGAGGCACAAGAgacaaaaacgaaagaagaatgCGCTGATGAAAATGGCAAGGAGCCAGAAACTCCGCAGGCTACTGATGAACATCCCGAAAAAAGCGCTGAAGAAAATCGTACCGAAACGGGTGTTGAAGGTATACGTGGTGCTGCCAatgaagatgaggatgatgatggaaaacggGATTCCGAGGCTACCAGAAAGAAACGTAGCCGCTCCGATTCAGCATCGAGTTCGTCCtcgtcatcttcctcttcttccagcGATTCGGATGACGACAAAGAGACCCAGCGAAaggttgacgacgatgacgatgaagatgctgagaaagaagagaagcagaaggatatAGAATCAACACCGAAAAGTCCGGTCGAGGACCCTTCTGAGAGTAAAATGGATACCGACAGTGCGGGACATGGGAATGGAGGAGTTACCGATGATGCTTCGTCGGAAGGGTTACATGTTGACAAAAAATCCGTACCGGATGGTGATAAGTCTCCCCCACAGGCAGAAGCGAAAGATGAAAAGGAAGTGGAGGATGTAAAAAAGCCACTGGAAGTGACTGAGGGGGAAGACTCCGATGcaggaaagcagaaaaagacggaaactattgatttggttaaaGATGGCACCACCGACGGTGGTCCTCGTGCTCTTCATCGAACAAGCTCAATCTTTTTGCGGAACCTCGCACCTTCCATCACAAAGGCCGAAGTGGAGGCAATGTGCCGTCGTTATAACGGATTCCTTCGAGTTGCCATCGCCGATCCGCTACTGGAAAGACGTTGGTTCCGTCGTGGCTGGGTCACGTTTAAGCGTGAGGTGAACATAAAGGAGATCTGTTGGCATTTGAACAATATTCGGCTGCGCGACTGTGAACTTGGCGCCATAGTGAACAAGGATCTTAGCCGACGGGTCCGCCCGGTGAATGGTATCACCTGCCACAAGACTATCGTGCGCAGCGACATCAAACTCGGCGCTAAAATTGCGCACAATCTCGATGATAAATGGGGTCTATGGAAGGATGAGCAAGATCAATCGCTGAGTGGTGATGGGGACGGTACTAATGGCGGTAATACACGCCGGCAGGATGTGCAATCATTCGGTTTGCAGTCGAAAAATCCCGTGCTTCAAAACATAACCGACTATCTGATCGAAGAAGCATCGGCCGAAGAAGAGGAGTTGCTGGGTCTTTCCGATGATAGCAAGAAGATTTCGGAAGGAGAAGTTATCGAACGCGATCCTCAGTTGATCGAGGTGCTTGATAAACTCATTCTGTACCTCCGCATCGTGCATTCGGTGGACTTTTATAACCACTGCGAGTACCCGTACGAGGACGAGATGCCGAATCGGTGCGGTATTATACATGCACGCGGTCCACCGTCCCAAAGCAAGGTGTCTAGTAACGAGATTCAGGAATACGTACGCTCGTTTGAAGGAAAGATGGCTTCTTTCCTGACCAAAATGGTTGATCTTGAGGCAGATGAGATGAAGAAGCTTGGTGCAAAGGATGCAGAGGTTGAGGTGGAAAAATTTATCACTGCAAACACGCAAGAACTTGCCAAGGACAAGTGGCTGTGTCCGCTTTCGGGTAAAAAGTTCAAGGGACCAGATTTCGTACGTAAACACATTTTCAACAAGCACGCAGAGAAAGTCGAAGAAGTGCGAAAGGAGGTGGAGTACTTCAACAATTACCTTAAAGATTCGAAACGTCCCCAGTTGCCGGAGCACCCCGGTAATTCCAAGAAATCCGGCTCCGAAACCACCGCTCCCGGCGGAGGTGCAGGCGTCGTAGCCGGAGTAGG CTACCGTAACCCTCCGTTCGGGATGTCACACAGCTATGCTCCAATGTATGCGCCGTACGCACCAGCGCCAATGATGGGACCCAACTCAAGAGGCAGACCACAATATGGACGCTCTGGAAG AATGGGAGGACCGGACTACCGACCAGTAATTCACTATCGCGATCTAGATGCTCCTCGGGAACCTGACGAGTTTCTGTAA
- the LOC125957761 gene encoding serrate RNA effector molecule homolog isoform X1, with translation MGDSDDEYDRKRRDKFRGERSAGGGGGGGGGDSYGRVDRPDRSRGRDDWPDRIRPRQDYRDYRPPPRDRGYSPAREAPPVKRLRGEPWGDEGRHRFMGHDGYGMYGYAHDHFGMHPGGGAPYGGGLQSSVHQREPATSGDMQTQPCMMTLKQFLATQDDSISDSDAITKYNEYKLEFRRQQMNEFFVAHKDEEWFKIKYHPEESEKRKKEQLSFLKQRCQVFLELLNSKDIEKVSVDACNSDALLRLLDTAVIKLEGGTEEDLKMLDEKPPVADTTTKSAVLALIDKPKAESKSADTGLSAQAAPGAESDGGVKKEEQNVKAEDTDGEAQETKTKEECADENGKEPETPQATDEHPEKSAEENRTETGVEGIRGAANEDEDDDGKRDSEATRKKRSRSDSASSSSSSSSSSSSDSDDDKETQRKVDDDDDEDAEKEEKQKDIESTPKSPVEDPSESKMDTDSAGHGNGGVTDDASSEGLHVDKKSVPDGDKSPPQAEAKDEKEVEDVKKPLEVTEGEDSDAGKQKKTETIDLVKDGTTDGGPRALHRTSSIFLRNLAPSITKAEVEAMCRRYNGFLRVAIADPLLERRWFRRGWVTFKREVNIKEICWHLNNIRLRDCELGAIVNKDLSRRVRPVNGITCHKTIVRSDIKLGAKIAHNLDDKWGLWKDEQDQSLSGDGDGTNGGNTRRQDVQSFGLQSKNPVLQNITDYLIEEASAEEEELLGLSDDSKKISEGEVIERDPQLIEVLDKLILYLRIVHSVDFYNHCEYPYEDEMPNRCGIIHARGPPSQSKVSSNEIQEYVRSFEGKMASFLTKMVDLEADEMKKLGAKDAEVEVEKFITANTQELAKDKWLCPLSGKKFKGPDFVRKHIFNKHAEKVEEVRKEVEYFNNYLKDSKRPQLPEHPGNSKKSGSETTAPGGGAGVVAGVGYRNPPFGMSHSYAPMYAPYAPAPMMGPNSRGRPQYGRSGRGPLVEPRRPIIAYSDLDVPSFNDSFF, from the exons ATGGGAGACTCGGATGATGAATACGATCGCAAGCGTCGCGACAAGTTCCGTGGAGAAcggagtgctggtggtggcggaggaggcggtggcggtgatagTTACGGGCGGGTTGACCGGCCGGACCGTTCTCGTGGCAGAGATGATTGGCCAGATCG CATCCGGCCGCGACAAGATTATCGAGATTATAGACCTCCGCCAAGGGATCGTGGCTATTCTCCGGCACGCGAAGCCCCTCCCGTCAAGAGATTACGTGGCGAACCTTGGGGCGATGAAGGTCGTCACCGATTCATGG GGCACGATGGATACGGGATGTACGGCTATGCTCACGATCATTTCGGCATGCATCCGGGAGGCGGCGCACCGTACGGAGGCGGTCTCCAATCATCCGTCCATCAACG cGAACCAGCCACTTCCGGCGACATGCAAACACAGCCGTGCATGATGACTTTGAAGCAATTCCTTGCTACGCAAGATGACTCAATTTCCGACTCTGACGCGATCACTAAGTACAACGAGTATAAGCTGGAATTCCGTCGGCAACAGATGAACGAGTTCTTCGTGGCTCATAAAGATGAAGAATG GTTCAAAATCAAGTATCATCCCGAGGAATctgaaaaacgaaagaaagagcaaCTTTCTTTTCTAAAG CAACGGTGTCAAGTATTTCTGGAGTTGCTCAATTCGAAAGATATTGAGAAAGTTTCCGTGGATGCTTGTAACAGTGATGCGCTGCTGCGATTGTTAGATACGGCCGTCATTAAACTCGAAGGCGGCACGGAGGAGGATTTGAAGATGCTGGATGAAAAGCCGCCCGTTGCCGATACAACGACGAAGAGCGCAGTGCTTGCATTAATCGATAAACCTAAAGCGGAATCGAAATCTGCAGATACTGGCCTGTCCGCGCAAGCCGCCCCGGGAGCGGAAAGCGATGGTGGagtaaagaaagaagaacaaaatgtCAAGGCAGAGGACACGGATGGCGAGGCACAAGAgacaaaaacgaaagaagaatgCGCTGATGAAAATGGCAAGGAGCCAGAAACTCCGCAGGCTACTGATGAACATCCCGAAAAAAGCGCTGAAGAAAATCGTACCGAAACGGGTGTTGAAGGTATACGTGGTGCTGCCAatgaagatgaggatgatgatggaaaacggGATTCCGAGGCTACCAGAAAGAAACGTAGCCGCTCCGATTCAGCATCGAGTTCGTCCtcgtcatcttcctcttcttccagcGATTCGGATGACGACAAAGAGACCCAGCGAAaggttgacgacgatgacgatgaagatgctgagaaagaagagaagcagaaggatatAGAATCAACACCGAAAAGTCCGGTCGAGGACCCTTCTGAGAGTAAAATGGATACCGACAGTGCGGGACATGGGAATGGAGGAGTTACCGATGATGCTTCGTCGGAAGGGTTACATGTTGACAAAAAATCCGTACCGGATGGTGATAAGTCTCCCCCACAGGCAGAAGCGAAAGATGAAAAGGAAGTGGAGGATGTAAAAAAGCCACTGGAAGTGACTGAGGGGGAAGACTCCGATGcaggaaagcagaaaaagacggaaactattgatttggttaaaGATGGCACCACCGACGGTGGTCCTCGTGCTCTTCATCGAACAAGCTCAATCTTTTTGCGGAACCTCGCACCTTCCATCACAAAGGCCGAAGTGGAGGCAATGTGCCGTCGTTATAACGGATTCCTTCGAGTTGCCATCGCCGATCCGCTACTGGAAAGACGTTGGTTCCGTCGTGGCTGGGTCACGTTTAAGCGTGAGGTGAACATAAAGGAGATCTGTTGGCATTTGAACAATATTCGGCTGCGCGACTGTGAACTTGGCGCCATAGTGAACAAGGATCTTAGCCGACGGGTCCGCCCGGTGAATGGTATCACCTGCCACAAGACTATCGTGCGCAGCGACATCAAACTCGGCGCTAAAATTGCGCACAATCTCGATGATAAATGGGGTCTATGGAAGGATGAGCAAGATCAATCGCTGAGTGGTGATGGGGACGGTACTAATGGCGGTAATACACGCCGGCAGGATGTGCAATCATTCGGTTTGCAGTCGAAAAATCCCGTGCTTCAAAACATAACCGACTATCTGATCGAAGAAGCATCGGCCGAAGAAGAGGAGTTGCTGGGTCTTTCCGATGATAGCAAGAAGATTTCGGAAGGAGAAGTTATCGAACGCGATCCTCAGTTGATCGAGGTGCTTGATAAACTCATTCTGTACCTCCGCATCGTGCATTCGGTGGACTTTTATAACCACTGCGAGTACCCGTACGAGGACGAGATGCCGAATCGGTGCGGTATTATACATGCACGCGGTCCACCGTCCCAAAGCAAGGTGTCTAGTAACGAGATTCAGGAATACGTACGCTCGTTTGAAGGAAAGATGGCTTCTTTCCTGACCAAAATGGTTGATCTTGAGGCAGATGAGATGAAGAAGCTTGGTGCAAAGGATGCAGAGGTTGAGGTGGAAAAATTTATCACTGCAAACACGCAAGAACTTGCCAAGGACAAGTGGCTGTGTCCGCTTTCGGGTAAAAAGTTCAAGGGACCAGATTTCGTACGTAAACACATTTTCAACAAGCACGCAGAGAAAGTCGAAGAAGTGCGAAAGGAGGTGGAGTACTTCAACAATTACCTTAAAGATTCGAAACGTCCCCAGTTGCCGGAGCACCCCGGTAATTCCAAGAAATCCGGCTCCGAAACCACCGCTCCCGGCGGAGGTGCAGGCGTCGTAGCCGGAGTAGG CTACCGTAACCCTCCGTTCGGGATGTCACACAGCTATGCTCCAATGTATGCGCCGTACGCACCAGCGCCAATGATGGGACCCAACTCAAGAGGCAGACCACAATATGGACGCTCTGGAAG AGGTCCGTTGGTCGAACCTCGACGACCGATTATTGCCTACAGCGATTTGGATGTGCCCAGTTTCAATGACAGCTTTTTTTAA